One Syntrophales bacterium genomic window, ATGTACAGTAAATAAATATCTTGAAATTTCGGGACCTCAAACTTTCATCTACTATAGCACTGTCGTAACATTTAATATATCTTACTTGAAATGACATTTTCCAGTTAAAGCCTTGAGAGGCCAGATTACAAGGTAATGACGTCACCAAAAATTTACTACATTTCAGATCTAACAAATAACGGGCGCATGCACGTGGATATAGAGGTTACCGTCCGGCAGATCTTCGATGCGAAGCCCGGTGTAGCCAAGTACTACTTCTAAAATACGCACTATTTCAAGTTCTGCTGTGACACTATCATTATTAACTAAGGCAAGGAGGAAGTCCTCCAAGTCCTCAGCAAGATACCCCGTGAATTCCGGTGCTTCTTCCATGCCTGATCGGAAAATATTCATCCGGTTATCATGAGTATATATAGCAGCTGAGTGTGTCAAAACGGAAAACAGCTCACCTATAAGTGGCGCCACCCTTGGGTATAGCTCATCGAGACCGACGCTAGTTTCACGATAGGTTTGTAAGTCACGCTTTGCGAAATCGCAAAGCTTTTTAAGGAGTTGATGAGCTGAACCCACGAACCTTGGTCCCATGATTTGACTTGGTAAGATGGTTTTATCCTTACCACTCCGAAGTATTTTTTTACACTGGGAAAGCGCATTTATATCTACAATGAATTCATCTCGAAGAGCTGCGGCCAAACGTTGTACTCTTTCGGCGTGTGTCACGTTTGAAGGATCCCAATTGTACCGTTGAATAGGATCGGTTTCTCTGGCATTTTGGAGCACGTGTTCGATTTCGTGCGTGATCAAATATGTCCTTATTAAAACGCTCTCACCGTCGTCTCTTGTCCATGAATTCTGATCAAGTACGATTGAAGCTCGCAGCGGAGGACACTTGGGGTGGTATAGCACAACTCCTTGAACAGTTACAGTATTTCGCATAGATTTGTATGGAGCGGTAATCTCTTTTCCGTAGCTCTCACACACATGGTCCACGCATGTCCCCATTTGATCAGTTAGGTAAACGGTGAGGTCCACGTCATGCTTAAGTTCAAGCCCAGGACCCGACTTTTCAAACATGCCTATTACTGCACGAAGTTCTTTTTCGACGACGTCGACTCGCTTAATAGGAAGGCAGCTGAGATCCAGAACATCGAGATTGAAAAGATGTGTGCCCATATTTCTTGAATTATTCCCTACACTCATCACTATTTATTCTCTTTAAAATCAGGCGTATGTATCCCTGCTTTGATTCTTTCTCTAGCTTTTTCAAAAGCCTTAACTGTAGTTTGTGGTGTCAGCTTAGCTATCATGTTGTATCTTTCACGGAGGATTCTCACCATTACTGAAAACGAATCATGATCCAATTCTCTATGAAATGTCTGGTACAATGACCGTGATTCATGTTTTAACGCTGCGTAGCTTTTGCCTGCCAGTGAATGTTCTTCTCTTTTTTTGTCGGGATTCAGGATTGATTGCAAAGCAAAAGCGACACCCGCAATCACAGAGAACCAGGCAATCCAATTGGGAGCCCCGGACAAAAGAGCAACACCACTTACAGCCGCAGCAACCGCAGGAATCAATTTCACCCAAAAACTCACCCTATCAGCACCGGCAGCGATAATGTAATGAGCTTCGGCGGTATACAGGCAATCATCTTCAATTCGCCTGCACTCATTTATAAGAATATCATTGTTTTCTTTAGACATACATTCCTCTATTTTTTGAATGGGTCTTTAGGATTTAAAAGCATGCCGAGTAACGCATTAGTGTTAGGCTGTGGTTTAGGTTTTGGATTTGAAAGTGCACCCAGTAGTGAATTACCGTACGATTTACCCAAAAGCCCGGTCGAGGGTTGGGGTGCCAAGAAGTCTTTCAGGGTGGGAGTGGGTGGAGGCTGAGGTGGAATAAGAGAAGGCATTGTTGTCGGCACTTGCGGAACAGGAAATTTTGGGCCGAACATATGGTTCCAGACACGCTTGGCAGTTGGGTACCTCCTTTTGGAATAAAAGTCCCATGCTCTCTCGGCTTTTTTCAGCCCCGCGTCGAGCCTTTTTCTAACAACTCTCAGCCTGAGCGGTTTTTCGTATAGGTATTCATCGACATAGGTATAGCTTTTACCGGGTTCAAGGACGAAGGGATAATTATTTCCCCAAACCCAATCCCGAACACAGTATATCCAGTCGTAAATTCCTTGCGGATATGAATAAATATCTGTCACTGCACCAAATACCTTTTCAGTGAGCAGCTCCAGGTGGAAAGATTTAAGTCCCACTTTATTATTCCGATTCCACTGTTTGAGCATTTTTATCAACGGAATGAAAAGGCTGTTATTGGCATGGTTACAGGCTGAGAGCCACTTGTCCGGCACATTCGGGTAGCAGTACATCCATTCTTTAGAGCCAGGAACGGGAATACTGTAGAGATCAGGATCATCGCTGTATCCCACTGCAGGAACGATCTCGAATTTATACCCAAAGAATCTTACCACGATACAAGGTGAATCAATATTGACTTTTGTGTTTTTAGGATACCTTTTTCGAATTGCCGATGCCATTAACCGTAGAATCGACATAGGGGACTGATCTTTAGCATGTTTGCCGTAATGGACCCGCACGTAGAGGTCAATGTCATCAATAGGGCGAATAATGGTTTTTCGTGAATATGAACCCGTCAGGAAGGAAATCTGTTTTGAGGTGCATAGGGAGATTCGGTCGTCGTTGATAAGCGCAGCATCGATTGAGTCCCTTGTCTTCTGGATTCGCTCTCGCTGCTTATCGGTCGGGTTCAGATTGGTTAGGAATTTTTGGAAGCTTTGGTCAATCGTTAAATTCTTTGTCATTCCTCTCCTTTATCCTTTTTGCGGGTACAGGTCCTTCCCGTAAGTGTGTTCGGTCTGAATCTTACCATTCTGGCCATGAATCTTGATCTGACCGAGAGGCGCATTCTTTGCCAGTACCTTGCTGCGCTGGATGGCTTCCTGCTTGGTACCGAAGTTCCCGGATGCTTTTTGTCCACCTTCTTTTTTCACGTCCCAGCCGCTGCCCCGATTTTTTGTTACGTGATAACCTTGCCATTTTTTTAGCCCTCATCCTTCAAGACACAAATTACTAAATTAATCACCAAAATCCGGCTGTTAACCATTAGACTACAGGGGAAAATCGGGAGTCCATCAATCCAGAAGGTCAAGGGGAAAACGGAGAAACGGAGGTTTCCCCTTAACAAAACTTATCATGGATGTTACTCGATCTAAATGTAGTCTATTCAATCCAATCAGGCGGCCATAAATCTTCTCTTTCTAATCTTCTTTCAATAACTTCCTCTGAAACTCCGAAAATCCTACAAAGTGCTGGTGATATACGCACTAAAACTGCATCGGGATCTTTTGATATATATTCGATAAGATTTTCCTCTCTAATCTTGTTATACAGTCTTTCGATTTCCGGCTTTAAGACATGGCGAGGGACAAGCAAGCGGCCAGCAAACTCATTTGCCTGCCACTCACAACTTCTGTATTCTCTATCTGGAACTCCCTGTATGAAGTCCTTCCATTCATCGGTCGAGACAAAACCGATTTCGGCATATATCTCTTTGTGTATGAAGAAATGTCCTACCTCGTGTGCAAATGAAAAACGCATTCGGCTAGCGTACTTAGTGTCCATATAGCGGTCATAATCAACCACTATACCCGTCATATCCCTTCTCAAGCCTGCATCCATGTCAGCAGTAGACATTAATCCGTGCTTTGGTTCAATGTGTAAGTCTAACTCAAATTCCACAATGTGCTCCATGTTCACAGGAAGTGTTTCCTGCGGCCAATGCTTAGTACGTATCTGTTCTGTTTCTTCCCAGATTTTTTCTTTCGGACACCAACTACATTTAAATATTCCCTGTTTCAATCAGATGTTAACCTCCTTCCCGTATAAAGTTTATCAATCTTTCCAACTCTTCTGGTGTTGGTTTCTCGCTTCTGATTGTCCTGAAAAACATCGGTAAAGCGTTCAATACTTCTCGATCTGAAAGAATATCTTTTGGAATTATTCCCGCGTCTATTCTTGCTTTATCTAACATTTCAATATACAGCTCCGAGCCGACTTCAATGTGTAGAGCGTTTGCTATCCTGTTTAATTTCTCCTCGCTTTGAGGTGGAGAATGAAGTCCACGCTCAACCTTACTCCAGTTACTGGCGTCTGTGTCAATTAGATTACTAAATTCCCTTAAACCAATACCCCTCCTTTTTCTCGCCCCCTTTATTAATTCGCCAAACATGGCTACTTCCACCGTCCTTTCCTCCTAGGTTTTTCATATATGATTTTCTCCTTTTCCGCTGTGGTAATTTCATTACCACGTGGTAAATATAATACCACAAATATCAGATGTCAAGGGGAAATAACATATTTGATAAAGAAAAAAGGGGGAGGGGGGGGAAGTCTACTCTTGGCTCATCTTTGTTTATTCCCATAAATTACATACAGGAAATCAATATCATAACTCCACAATCAATTTCCAGAGTTAAGAGAGCTGCTTAAAGGCGTCACCAATATTATCAAATCAGAGGTTGTAGATATCTTGCCAGTCGATTTAATCTTAAATCAGTTAACTTCTTTCCATGTACGGATCGCATCTCATCACTCCGCAGTCGAATTTTTAGGTTATTGGAATGGCGTAATCAACAATAAGTTTTTTTGAACTTCTTCAAATGAAGCCCCATATTTTATCTCAAAATTAAGAATTTCTTCTTCGCATTCTTTGAGTAATTCCTTGAGAACTCGGAATTTGAATTTAAATCGTAACCCACTTTCCCGCATCGATAAAATACAATCCTGCTTCGCTTACATCCTCTTCCGTCATCTCTTTCCAGAACTTACGGTACATTTCTATCTGTGGCCTGTAGTATCTTGTCAATGCATCCAAATTTCCGTCCACCCTATCGGTCTTGTAGTCGGCGATGATCCACCCTTTCTTTTCCTTGAATATCAGGTCAATGACCCCTGAAACTATCTTTGGCGCTTCACCTTCTTTCCTTTTGAACGAGAACGGCGTTTCGAACAATGCAGTGTCGGCCTTTTTCATCCTTCCCCATAGATCAGAAGATATAACTGCATTCACGGTGGCGACTGCTGAATCTTTTTCTGACAATGGCCTCCCTTCCTCTTTAAGCAGATTTTCCGCCAATATCCCAAGATCAACGGTTTCGTCCTTTGCAGCGGTTTCCAGCATACGGTGAATTATACGGCCCCAGCTCATACCCCTGCCCGTATCTTCCGAAAAAGGCATTTCTCCGGAAGAAGCCTCGACCATAGCGGTTACTGTTTCAGTATAATAAGTGAAGATTTTGCTCCTGGCAATCTTTTCGGCAGTCTCTTTTATCCCTGCCTCGAATTCCTCTGATGCAATCTGCCCTTTATCAATAATTGCTTCTTCTTCCGCATATGTTTCAAGTTCTTTCACCTCCTCAAGATATGTATAAAAATCTGTCCATGCTCCCTTGCCAGGTTTCCCCGGGTATGTGCTGATTACGAGAAGTCTTTTTGCCCTTGTTGCAGCCACATATAACAACCGATCTTCTTCGGCTTGTTGATATTTCTGTTCTATCTCCTGATAAGTTTCCCAATCGGGGGGAAGTCCGATGGTCTCATATTTATATTCTCCCTTCTTGCACGAG contains:
- a CDS encoding SLATT domain-containing protein, with the translated sequence MSKENNDILINECRRIEDDCLYTAEAHYIIAAGADRVSFWVKLIPAVAAAVSGVALLSGAPNWIAWFSVIAGVAFALQSILNPDKKREEHSLAGKSYAALKHESRSLYQTFHRELDHDSFSVMVRILRERYNMIAKLTPQTTVKAFEKARERIKAGIHTPDFKENK
- a CDS encoding ImmA/IrrE family metallo-endopeptidase encodes the protein MKQGIFKCSWCPKEKIWEETEQIRTKHWPQETLPVNMEHIVEFELDLHIEPKHGLMSTADMDAGLRRDMTGIVVDYDRYMDTKYASRMRFSFAHEVGHFFIHKEIYAEIGFVSTDEWKDFIQGVPDREYRSCEWQANEFAGRLLVPRHVLKPEIERLYNKIREENLIEYISKDPDAVLVRISPALCRIFGVSEEVIERRLEREDLWPPDWIE
- a CDS encoding helix-turn-helix transcriptional regulator, with amino-acid sequence MEVAMFGELIKGARKRRGIGLREFSNLIDTDASNWSKVERGLHSPPQSEEKLNRIANALHIEVGSELYIEMLDKARIDAGIIPKDILSDREVLNALPMFFRTIRSEKPTPEELERLINFIREGG